The sequence below is a genomic window from Candidatus Micrarchaeia archaeon.
GAGCACGCCGGTTTCCATCGCGTATTTCAGCCTTAGCGCGGAAAACGCGTACTCCTTGGTCACGAGGTTGAGCGGGTGGGTGACGCACTCGTATTCTATCGTGTCGGTTATTATGAATTCCAGGTTGAATTTGCGGGCCATGAATTCGAGCGAGTCGGCCATGCACGAGTCCGCGAGAGATATGAGGGCGCTCGAGTCGCAGAGTATTTCCTTTCGCATTTTCATCCCTCGAGAAGCCTTCTGAGCGCGGCCATGCGGTCCTTCAGCCCGCGCTCCTCGCGTATCCTGTCGAACATCATCGTGTGGCCTGCGTAGGAAAGTATTTCCTGCTTTTCTATTCCGGTTATCTCGGAGGCGGTACCGAGGGAGATGCCCTGCGCGTAAAGCGTGGCCGCGACTTTGAGCTTGCCTTTCGTGAGCAAATCCGTGAGGAAGCGCTGGTCCTGGGCCTCTATGCTCTTTATCGAGGAAACGAGCTTCGTGAAATGCTGCTGGAATTCCTCCTCCGTGCACTCCGCCTGGCAATTCGCGAGCTTCTCCAGGTCGGACTGCATGCGGTTCATGTGCTCGTAATACTTTCTTTCCATGAAGCGGGGCTTGCCCAGGATTTTGGAAAGCACGTAGGCGATTACGGCGAGCCAGTAGAACTTTTTGGAATACACGAGGGAAGCTTCGCGCAAGATGGATTCGTTGAGTTTCCTGAGCTTCTTGCCATCTCGTTTTTTGAAGGCGAGGAAAATCTCTTTCATGTATTCATGGGGCTTCATTCGGTGCACCGTCGTGGAAGAATTGGAGGAAAGCTTTATAAACCTTTCATGACTTATCATGACAGAATCATGACACTTGCATGATTCCATCACAACATCCTGTCGTTGCTTGAACGACAAGCGTCATAGAAAACGCCCCAAAGGGGCAGGTGATTTCCGTGACAGACGACGCTAACGAAGACAAAATATTTAAACTTAACCAAGCCAGCCTCCGGGAAGAGGTGCGTGGAGACGTTGCGAGGAACCTGGAAAAGTTCAACGACCCGCTCATACTCGCGGAGATTGCCTACAAGCTCAGGGAAGAGCGCGAGAACACCAACAGGATACTGAAGACCCTGCTGGAGAAGATAGAGTCGCTCGAAAGGAAGCTGGAAAGGCTTGAGGGCAGGAAGGAAGCTCCGATGCTTCCGGAGGTAGACGAGGCGATTGTGAATTTCCTGAAGGAAGGGCCGAAGGCTGCGGAAGACGTGCAGAAGAAGCTCGGCTACAAGGGAAGGAACGCCGCCTCGGCGAGGCTGAACAGACTCCACGGCTGTGGGGTCGTTGTCAAGAGACAAGTAGGGAAAAAAGTTTTCTTCTCGCTTGCATAGGCAGATGAGTGAACTGCCTTTGAGCCGCCGCAAGGCGGATGAGCAAGGCGACAATGCGCCGGCACAAAATTTATGAAATTTTGTGCGCGTTTGTAAATGAGAACCGCGTTCGAATTTACAAACACAACAGGGCGCGAGGGGAAAACGGGCGATTGGCCGCAGGGCCCGATGCATCCTATCCCCAGATACGTGCATCACGCTTACGCATAGGGGACCAGAAACCTCCCACCCAATTTTACTCTGGTCCATATGTGTAGATTTCCCCGGGGGCACTAATTACCCACCTCGCTCCCGGGATTATTTTCCCGTTCCCGATTCGCCTAACCGCGAATGGGCCGCAAATCTAGACCGATTTGCCGGTTCCCCTTCCTACTCACTATTCCCTCATGTCTCACAAATATCAAA
It includes:
- a CDS encoding helix-turn-helix domain-containing protein produces the protein MTDDANEDKIFKLNQASLREEVRGDVARNLEKFNDPLILAEIAYKLREERENTNRILKTLLEKIESLERKLERLEGRKEAPMLPEVDEAIVNFLKEGPKAAEDVQKKLGYKGRNAASARLNRLHGCGVVVKRQVGKKVFFSLA